From Sceloporus undulatus isolate JIND9_A2432 ecotype Alabama chromosome 6, SceUnd_v1.1, whole genome shotgun sequence, one genomic window encodes:
- the LOC121935394 gene encoding galanin peptides-like isoform X3 gives MWSSRAMFCLSLILCGLLGECFGIALAPKDKRGWTLNSAGYLLGPPLLPFYSPVPKADAHQTLPDKGGLAGKRDTMEDLYSLGQDPYGHAMHPGEDSNLQSMMDFLSYLNLRDQRAVSRLAFPEESMQK, from the exons ATGTGGAGCTCTCGGGCCATGTTCTGTCTCTCTTTGATCCTCTGTGGACTGCTTGGGGAATGCTTTGGAATTGCACTTGCG CCCAAGGACAAGCGTGGCTGGACCCTGAACAGTGCTGGCTATCTGCTGGGACCCC CACTTCTCCCCTTCTACTCTCCTGTTCCCAAAGCAGATGCCCACCAGACTTTGCCTGATAAAGGAGGCCTGGCTGGTAAGCGAGATACCATGGAGGACTTGTATTCTCTAGGACAAGATCCCTATG GGCATGCTATGCACCCTGGAGAGGACAGCAACCTCCAAAGTATGATGGATTTTCTCTCCTACCTAAACCTTCGAG ACCAAAGAGCTGTTTCACGCCTGGCCTTTCCAGAAGAGTCAATGCAAAAGTAG
- the LOC121935008 gene encoding GTPase HRas yields MTEYKLVVVGAGGVGKSALTIQLIQNHFVDEYDPTIEDSYRKQVVIDGETCLLDILDTAGQEEYSAMRDQYMRTGEGFLCVFAINNTKSFEDVHHYREQINRVKDSDDVPMVLVGNKCDLPSRTVDTKQAQELARSYGIPFVETSAKTRQGVEDAFYTLVREIRKHKEKISNGRKKKSSKRKCIIL; encoded by the exons ATGACAGAATACaaactggtggtggtgggtgcTGGTGGTGTTGGGAAGAGTGCACTGACCATACAATTGATCCAGAATCATTTTGTGGATGAATATGACCCCACTATAGAG GATTCATACCGGAAGCAGGTGGTAATCGATGGAGAGACATGCCTCCTGGATATCTTGGACACAGCTGGGCAGGAAGAGTACAGTGCTATGCGTGACCAGTATATGAGGACAGGAGAAGGCTTCCTATGTGTCTTTGCAATCAACAACACAAAGTCTTTTGAAGATGTTCACCACTACAG GGAACAGATCAATCGTGTGAAAGACTCTGATGATGTTCCTATGGTGCTTGTCGGCAATAAGTGTGATCTGCCCTCTCGGACGGTCGATACTAAACAGGCTCAGGAACTTGCCAGAAGTTATGGAATCCCCTTTGTAGAGACCTCTGCCAAAACCAGACAG GGAGTGGAGGATGCTTTCTACACTCTGGTGCGAGAAATCCGAAAACACAAGGAGAAGATCAGCAATGGGCGCAAGAAGAAATCTTCCAAAAGGAAGTGTATTATCCTCTGA
- the LOC121935394 gene encoding galanin peptides-like isoform X1 → MWSSRAMFCLSLILCGLLGECFGIALAPKDKRGWTLNSAGYLLGPHAHQTLPDKGGLAGKRDTMEDLYSLGQDPYGHAMHPGEDSNLQSMMDFLSYLNLRDQRAVSRLAFPEESMQK, encoded by the exons ATGTGGAGCTCTCGGGCCATGTTCTGTCTCTCTTTGATCCTCTGTGGACTGCTTGGGGAATGCTTTGGAATTGCACTTGCG CCCAAGGACAAGCGTGGCTGGACCCTGAACAGTGCTGGCTATCTGCTGGGACCCC ATGCCCACCAGACTTTGCCTGATAAAGGAGGCCTGGCTGGTAAGCGAGATACCATGGAGGACTTGTATTCTCTAGGACAAGATCCCTATG GGCATGCTATGCACCCTGGAGAGGACAGCAACCTCCAAAGTATGATGGATTTTCTCTCCTACCTAAACCTTCGAG ACCAAAGAGCTGTTTCACGCCTGGCCTTTCCAGAAGAGTCAATGCAAAAGTAG
- the LOC121935394 gene encoding uncharacterized protein LOC121935394 isoform X2: MLEVAEARNSWRASAGYLCCTSNPTSIAALLPFYSPVPKADAHQTLPDKGGLAGKRDTMEDLYSLGQDPYGHAMHPGEDSNLQSMMDFLSYLNLRDQRAVSRLAFPEESMQK, from the exons atgctggaagttgcagaGGCCAGAAATAGCTGGAGGGCCAGTGCTGGTTACCTCTGTTGCACAAGTAATCCAACCAGCATTGCAG CACTTCTCCCCTTCTACTCTCCTGTTCCCAAAGCAGATGCCCACCAGACTTTGCCTGATAAAGGAGGCCTGGCTGGTAAGCGAGATACCATGGAGGACTTGTATTCTCTAGGACAAGATCCCTATG GGCATGCTATGCACCCTGGAGAGGACAGCAACCTCCAAAGTATGATGGATTTTCTCTCCTACCTAAACCTTCGAG ACCAAAGAGCTGTTTCACGCCTGGCCTTTCCAGAAGAGTCAATGCAAAAGTAG